CTGGCAATGCACAGGTTGCGGTGGCTCGATAGACGGTGGCGTCGAGCGTTTGCAACTCGATATCGGGAGCGATCACGTCACGCACAGTCGAATTAATGCCGTCTGCACCAACGAGGATGTCTGGGTGGATACGTGTCCCATCTTCGAATCGGGCGGTTGGTGGGTCCGTGTCTTCAATTTCTGCACAGGCTTTGCCTGTTTTGACTCGTGAGTCGAGTTCATCAAGGAGGAGTCGCTGCAGGTCGCCGCGGTGGATTGCAACATAGCCGTAGTCGAAGTGCGCCCGTTCAACGCCATCCAGATCGAATCGCTGCAGGGTTCGACCACTCGTCGAGAGGATCCGACCACTGTCGAGTGGTACTCCTGTTGACTGGATTTGGTCTGCGATTCCGAGCCGGTCGAACACCAGCAACGCGTTCGTCTGGAGGAGAATGCCGGCACCGACCGGTTGGTATTCGGATGCTGCTTCGTATACCGTCGGCGACAGCCCCCGCTGCTCGAGCGCGAGTGCAGTCGTGAGACCGCAAATCCCGCCGCCGATGATCGCGATCTCTGTTGTCTCTCCGAAATGCTGCATAGCTATCAGTACAGCCTTGAAGATGGAAGCACGACTGCCGGTCAAACACGTGTTTTTAAGTTGGCAGCGTTATTCTCCAGTCAATGCGATATCTCACTGTCAAAATAACTCCTGCTGAAGGTGAGGCGTTTCACCCAACTGCGGCGGCGCTGCGAGACGAACCGGCGATCACCCGAGAGGCGATTCATCACGTCGAACTGCTCGCCGATGATACAGTGTTGGTGTTTGCTGAGGGGAGTGGCGATTCGGGCCGATACGAAGCGATCATGCGGGACTCCTCTCTTGTGGAGGAATATCTCGTCTCCGGAGAGGACCGGTGGATGGCGGTGAGTCAGTTCCAGCCCTCGGACGTGATGCGGCGATTCTTGGAGTTCGAACGCGAGTCGGACATCGTCATCGAGACGCCGATTACGATCAACTCTGATGGATCGGTTCGAGTTACCTACGTAGGGAGCGATTCAGCATTTCAAGAGGCTCTTCGACGCGTCGATGAGGAACTCCCGCTGACGTACGAGGTCATGGAAACGGGAAGCTATGACCCGGACGTAAATAAGCTTCTGAGAGTATTAACAACGCGTCAGCAAGAAGTACTCGAAGCGGCTGTCAAAGTTGGGTATTACAGTTCTCCCCGGGAGGCGACTCACAAGGACGTGGCTGAATGCGTTGGGATCGCACCCACAACCGCGGGTGAACACCTTCGGAAAGTCGAGAAACAAGTCTTTGACGCGCTCGTTCGCTAAGTCGTCACTTTGCTCGTCGAACCTTCTGGGCTCTGCTCTCGCTCGTTCATAGACACTGATTGTACCAACTGAGTCGTTCTCCGATCAGCAGCCCCTCCGTCGGAATCTCTATTGTAACGTCGTGGTCCTCGAGCAACGGGAGTAGTTCCTCGTAGTATGCCTTCCCCGCATGGAACACGAGCGTGATGTCGGACTCGAGCAGACCTACTTCTTCCAGTTCCTCGTATACAGCTTGGGACCACTCTCGCTTTCGTGCGACTCGCGCGCCGGTCAGCGTCTCGTCGTACGGTTCGATCGGTGGGCCGTCTAGCTCGAGTAGCTGGTGCTTTGCTGAAAGAATATACCAGTCGTCGTGATACTGCTCACAATACTGTCGCGCTTTGCTGAACAACGACGACGGCGAGTAGAGTTCTGCTGGTGGTGCCGCGTGTTCGCGCTTCGTTTTCGTGCAGCTCACCAACCCGATTTCAGTCATAGGACGATATTTTCACGCCAGATGGTAATTAGCCGACGATTTGGTGGGCAGGATGCTGAAGCCCATCTACAGTCGGCGAGCCAGGAACAGAGTCAAGTAATTCGGTGTGGAAGTATTACCTATGTCAAGTAATACTCCGTCTAATGGTGAGGAGCGTGTCGTCTCTGTCACCGAAAAAGGGCAGGCGACGATCCCCAAGCAGCTTCGGGAGAAACACGGCATTCCTGCGCCAGGACGGGTCAAATTCGTCGAAAACGAGGCTGGGGAAATCGTTGTCCGGCCAGTTGGCTCAATGCGGGAGTTCCGCGGTCTCGAGCGGGAGGGCGATGAGGACCGTCCCGCAACAGCGGTCCTGCATGAGGAACGCGAACGCGACAAACAGCGAGCCGATGACGTCGTAGAGCGCTTTTCCAGCGACCCGGAGGACGAATGACGGACACGATCGTTTTTGATACGGAACCGCTCGTTGCCTATCTGGACGATGAACCAGGGAGTGATACTGTCGAAGAGTGGATCGATCGCGTCGCGTCTGGCGAGATCGAGGGCTACATCAGTCCAGTAACGAAAACAGAGGTCCTCTACGTCGGCTCTCGAGTGGGATTCCGCCCTGCTGATGTCCGGGCAAGTCTTGAACGGCTCGAAGAGTTGGGCGTCACGGTCTCTGATCCTCGAGAGTGTTGGGACGGTGCAGCCGCGCTCAAGGAAGCGTATACAATGGCACTCGGCGATGCATATTCGCTTGCGACGGCCGACGCTGTCGATGGAACACTTCTCGTCGGGGCAGACGATGATTTCGATGACGTAGAAGATGACGTCGTGAGGTTCCGCGACGAGCCAGTCTAGTTTATTTTCAGAACTTCAGGGTTTCTGGTCACGCAAGTTCGACTCCCAGTTTCTCGAGAGCAGTTTCCAGCGGTCCATGAAACTGCCAGGACGCTCGCTTGAACGCCTCGTCTGTCGGCCCGTCCCACCGCGGAAAGCCGGCGTGATCGCTCACCTTGACGGTCCACTCGGCCGGTTCGTCGGATGGATTTCGCGACGGCAATTCGACGATGTAGAGATACTCTTCGTCACCATGAATGCCATTGGCAGGGTTCTCAACGCCGTGGCCGAGCAGGAACAATGGCTGCTCGAGATGTGCCATGTTCGACGGGTCCAGCAAGTCATCCGGCTGATCTGCACGAATGCTTCGCTCACGTCCTTCGTCCACGTAGAGGCCCATACTCGAAAGCATCTCGAGGAAGATGAACTGTGCAGCGGCGTAGCTGGGTCCACGTTCCGTTCGTGTCTTCTCGAGCAGATGCTTGAGCTGGGCAAGGTCACGGAGGACGCTTTCGGGATAGCCATCGGAATGCCGGTAGACCTGTGCGATGCGATTGGTTGAATCCTGTTCTGCTGCAGACTCGTTTCGGTGAACGAATCGGAGTTGACTTCGGGTTGACATCGATCTCTCCTCTCCGGCGCGAGTGCGCCGGCGCCCATCACCGGCGCACAAACAACTCCTGCGGACGGGGTGCTCTGGCGTCTAAGTACGGCTACGTCGACTCTCCGTACTGGGTGGGAGATGTCTACGGTTTCGTCCATGGTGTTGGACTCGCCCTGCTCAATAAGTTCTCTCCGTAGAGAGAGTCATCGAACTGTTCACACTGTCCATATTGAAGTCTCCTGAATCGACAAGTACAGGTAATTCAGTAAGCAGCACTGGGTATCTCCGATTCTCAGTAGAGATGCTGATTTAATTTTCTGTCCATGGGCATCGTCCATCATCTGCATCACCATAACTGCTTACTGAGACCTGATCCTCAGATAGTGATATTCGAATGCTTCCGGTCCCTCTATTAATTACAAATCGGTCTGTTTCGCGCCGGCCATCTTCAAATTCGATAGTCACTTCATAGGCGCCGAATTCATCAGCTATCCCAACAGTCTCATATACTTCCTCTGGTCCAAGGGAAACTCCTCTATCGCGTATCCTCTCACCATCTACATCTGTCAAACGACCTCCAGCTTCATAATCAACTGTAAAAGTGAAATTAAGACTATTGTCGGTTGTATTCCGTATCCTGATAGATTTTGGAGGGTCAAATGTTGGCGTTACTTCATTGAATTCTAAATTTGACTTATCTTTAGTTATATCAATATCCGCCATATAATATTTGTCATCTTTAAACAAATATTGCTCGTCTTTATCTTCAATTAGTAATTCATAGTACAGATTCCCCTTAGTTTCATATTCACCTTCCGCGAACGCAGTATCAACCTCGTTTTTCACGTTATCCGGGAGATTCCAATAATTAATAATCATTCGGTCACACGCTGCTTGATAACTCCACCCGTCAGAATTATCGCTGCCCATACAGCCAGCAAATGTACCCATACCAGTAATGATTGTAGTAAGAAGGGTTCGCCGCTTCATATTCCCTCATCTGATACGACCTATAAGTGTTTTTGGAAAGTCAACTGTTCAGTTCGCACATCTACTTACCGGCTAATTCACCGCAGCAGTCGGTGAACCAAATCAGTAGAAGAGTTCTCTGATACCCGTCGAGAGCAAGGTTTAGTCGGGACGGCGCGTAACTTCCCTGTATGCCATTCAGCGTCAGTTGGCACACGCTTCTCGAGCATCTGGATGAGCTGCCGGCAGACGCGACACTGATCACACCGTTGTCGCACTCTCGCATCCACATTACAGATATCCAGGAACACCGCGTTATCGTCCAGTTTGATGAGTCAAACGAGAAGCGTCCGCTCCAGTGCGATCAGTTTGAGACACTCTATCATCAGATACAGACTGCGCACGATGGGTTCGATCTCGACCGGCTGCCACCAGATGCTGACCCGTATCCAGCGGTATTGAGCGTCCATCCCCGGTTCGAGATCGACGAGGACGCGGGTGTGATCGCCGAGACAGACGGGCCGACAACGACCCAACTGGCCGACGCAGCACACGAACCAGATATCGATAACGACGACCGCACCGAACCAGACGGTCTGGACGTCTACTCGGATGCGCTGCTACTGATCGATGCACTCGAGCGCCACGACGTAACCGACCTACCTGACTTGGAGACGGCCACCCTCGTAAATCTCTACACACTGCTATCGGATGTCCAGCGTGATGCCAACGACTTTCGACAGGAAGTCGCCGACGTGCTTCTCTCACGGCTTCATCACGACCGTCCTGTTGCCGGTCAGTACGGCTCCGTCCAGCGCACGAGTCGCCGCAACCGCTCGCTCAAAGATGACGAAGACGTCCTCTCGATGCTCGAGGCGGAAGGGATCGACCGCGAGCGCGTCATGAGTGTTGATCGCCAGAAGGTCGACGAAGCACTCGAGGTGACGACGCTTACCGAGTCCGATGTCTATGAGATCGATGAGAGCGAGTACGTTCGCAAGGCAGAGGTCGACGACGACGTCAAGGAGTCACGCCTTCAGGGCTTGAAGGACCGGCTTGCCGCCAGCGAGGAGACAGAAGCCGAGGAACTGCAACAGGAAATCGAAGCGCTCGAAGAGCGTATCGATGATCTCACGAGTTTCCGAGCGGGGACGGAGGTACAGTACTGACTGCTAACGGCTTGTGTATGCCAGTGTCTTTCGGGAACCGTTGGAGTGGTGCCCGAGACGGGTCACTCCAGGCAAAATCGTGTGCTGTTAGTTCTGACGTGCTCGCTTGAAGAAGGCGATAGCGGCACCAAGGAGTACCAGATTCTGAAGGAACGAGGTAAGTTCTTCGTCACGCGAGTCTTCGTCGACGGCCCAGAAATCGTGCATGACTGGAGTCACGCCGATGAAGAACGCGGCAACACTGGCTGCAGATAGCTTGGGAAGTTTCCAGAGGCCGATGCCAAGGCCGCCACCGAGAAGGAGACCACTCGAGGCAGGGACGAGTTTGTCTGCGAGGGGGACGCCTTTGGCATCTGCATAGGCGATTCGTCCGTCAAGATTCGTCAGGTTGCGGAGTGCGAGTGCTGCAAGCCCGCTCCCAAAGAGGAGTCGACCGAGCAACGACGGTGGGCTCTCGTGAGCAGAGTCGGAATCAGACATCAACTAGAGGAGAGGGCGCTGGCGCGTTAACTGCCACGGTCTCTGTAGCGCCTGATGGAATCTCGAGAAGAGTACATAGACAGTGACACACAGCGAATTGTGGCGTCTGTCCGAAGATGCTCAACAGAACGCTATCGGTGAGTGACTATGTCAGATGATGTGTCGAATTAGTCGTCATCCTTGTCCTGCGAACGGAGTTCGCTGGCCCGTTTCTCGAGTTGGCGGAGAATTGGGACGCGTTGTTGGTGCTGGTTTTCGTAGGCGATACAGGCTCGGAGCGTGTCCATATCGTTGATCGTCGCGATTCCGGCGTTGATGAGTCGCGTGTTCGGTGCTTCGAGCCGCTTGGCTGGTGAGAGTTCGCTCAAGTTTCCAGGTTGCTCTGGTGTATCGCTCATTGGGTATGCTTCCGCCCCTAGTGGGGCATGAAAAACGGTATTGCTCTCTGGCTCTTTCAACAAGTGAGATATTACTGTTTGTTACGGTACGTACAGAACAACCATCTAACGGCTGGTTCATACTGTCGGACAGAACTATTTGTAGCTCGATCACTCGGGTTCGGCTGTCACCGCTGGAGACAGCCGGCTTTCGCGAGCGACTTCTCACTGACTTCTGTCCGACAGTATCAGTAGTGGAAGTGTCGGATTAGTAGGATTTCAACAGAAGCTGTCGGGCAAATCTGACGGTCAGTTATCGAGTTCGGAGTACGTTAACTGGAGTTCTCCATTGAGCGTGTAGTCTCTTTCGAGGACGCCACTACTTGTGAGTTCGATTGTGGTGTGAATAGTGAGCTTGGTGGCGGTTTCTGTTACTGGTTTGATGAGCAGATTGAGGATACTGATAGTCTCGTCTGCAAGGTCATTCAAATCAGAGACCTCGATAACGGTTCCGAGAGCGCGGTCAGGCGTGTAGAGTGTCACTGAGGGCGGTGGCGAACTATCACCTTCTACTGGCGAGGCGATAGCGACCTTTGGGGGAGATTCCGTCGCTACTTCAGGCATCCACACTCTGAGCTTGACGGAATTCACAGCTGTTCCTTCGCGGTGCCAAATCTCGAGTGGTGCATCGATTACCCCAGAGTCAACACGGCCATTTATCCCAAATTTCCCGATTTCCCCATTGTTGGTTGCGAAGACGAGCGTCTTTCGTCCGCTCGAGTCCGCACGAACGGTCGGGTCGGAGAGTGTCTGTTTACTTCTTATTGGAGGGTGTCATAGAACGAGTAGCACACCAAAGAGCAGGGTGAACGCTGAGGTGGATGAGTTCAGCGACCCTGCAAGATGATCCTTCGGTAGAGTCGTTCTTCAATGTCGCGGAAACCGAGACGCTAGCGTTGTTTGAGCATCTCTCCTTCGAGTTTCTCGAAGAGTTCGACGTGTTCGCCCCGGCGGAGACGGGGCGAACACGAGATCACGAACCACCAGAGCTGATGCGTGGCTTCCTCCATTGCTACTACCACGACATCTACGGCATTCGTCCCGTTGAGCGAGAGCTTCGAAACACGGTCGTTTGGCTCAGCTGTGGGTTCGATCGACCGCCGTCGAGAGACGCGGTCGATCGCTTTCTCACCGACCTCGAACACGTCGTTGACGAAGTCTTTGACCGACTCGTCGAGCAGGCCGCCCGGCGCGGCCTGCTCGACTTAACCTACTGTATCGATTCAACCGACGTGAGGGCGATGCCCGCCGATCAAGACGCGTCGAAGTGCTACGATCCAACCGACGACGAGTACTACTACGGCTACGGTTGCACGATCGTCTCGACCGGGCAAAAGATCCCGATTGCAGCCGAGTTCACCGAGAGTAAGCAAGCGCCAGAGGAGACGGCGATGCGCGTCACACGTGACGCGCTCGCCGTCGCCAAGCCGATCTGGATGGTCGGTGACAGCGCCTACGACATGCTCGACTGGCACGACCACCTGCTGGCCGCAGGGGTCGTGCCAGTCGCTCCGTACAACGCGCGAAACACTGACGACCCGAAAGACATCGAGTACAGGGTCGAAGATCGCATCGAACAACACAGCGAGGACGTTCAGCTAAAGCAGTCCACGTTGGATGAGACGTACAACCGCCGTACTGGAGTCGAACGAACCAACGAATCAGTGAAGGACTGCGGCCTCGGGCGAACGCACGCCCGAGGCCGCGTCCACGCACGAGCGCAGGTGTTTCTTGCCCTGTGCCTTCGCCTCGTCGTCGCTATCACCAACTACGAGCGTGGAGACAATCCGGGAAGTACGATCATCACGGTGTGACAAGAGTTCTATGACACCCTCTCTTATTGCGCTACACCCCGCCATTGCGACGACTCCAGTACTACATACTGCCGCGAGACACTCACGTCTATTCACATTGGTGACAATCCTATGATTAGTGAACTATTTTCTGGTATTCAATGACTTTTCTCAATCATACACAATTGATATGTCTACTCATGTAGTGACCGTCTGCTTCCTATTGATTAGGTTCAACAGCGAATATCTTCGTAGGATCTTTCTCAGTCGTGAAAGCAGCTGTCTTGGATACTGTCACCGAATGGCCATTATTAATATAAAATCGCGATAATGATCACCAACAATGGATGGGGAATGGCGATAATGAGACTTCGACGCCCAACAGACTTCTTGATCCTCGAGGCGCTCGATGAGAGGGGACGCAACGTTGCGACGAATCTTGCAGCGCACACGGGGAAGAGTCGGCAGAACATCAATACTCGGCTACCGGTGCTTGCAGATTATGGTCTCGTACGCAAGATCGGACCCAAAGAACGGTCTGGGCTATACGAAATCACACCAAAGAGGCAAGCCGCACTCGCTCATAGAGATGAGTACAGGAGGGTAGGGGATTTCGAACAGTTGATCGAAGACGCGAAGTAACGACGACTAATTGAACTGCGACCGCTCCTCGAGACACATGATTGCTCTGAACGATTAGCTTGCGCTGGCTCTGTTGAAATCCTCAAGAAGTTACAGATATGTCCGGTAGTCTGACCGGATGGAAACCCTCCCGAAGTCGCGGTTACTCCGGTTCGTCGAGCAGGCATTTCACTTGGCACGCCGAGCTGTCGCTCGCTACTCATCGAAGTTCTCCAAACGCCGGTACACACTCCACCAGCACATCGTTTTACTCTGTCTCAAAGTTCGGAAGAACACGACGTACAGGACGCTCCTTGACGAACTCATCGAGATGCCCCGGATTCGGAATGCCATCGATCTTGAAGAACTCCCGTCACCTTCGACGTTATGTAAAGCGTTCAACCGGCTCGATATGGCAGTCTGGCGTGTTCTGCTCAATCTCTCGATCACGCTTCTCCCGACAAACGGTGTCGTGGGGATCGACGCTTCCGGGTTCGACCGCAGTCACGCCTCAAAACATTACACGAAGCGAACAAAATTGACGATTCAGCAGTTGAAAGTTACACTGCTCGTAGATACGAGAGCGAATGCAATCATTGATCTCCACGTAACGACGACCAGAAAACACGACTCACAGATCGCACCGTCACTCATCAAGCGGAACACCGATCAGGTGACGATTCTCCTCGGCGACAAAGGATACGACGACCAGAAGATTCGGGCGTTAGCCCGTGAAGAGAGCCTTCGTCCGCTTATCAAACACCGAGAGTTTTCGGCACTTCACAAGGCGTGGAACGCTCGGCTAGACGCCGACCTCTACGGCCAACGGAGTCAGAACGAGACTGTGAACTCCCGTCTCAAGCGAAAATATGGGGCATTCGTGCGCTCACGACACTGGTGGAAGCAGTTCCGTGAACTCGTTGTCGGCTGTCTCACTCACAATATCGATAAAACACTCTGAACAGTGTAGATGTAGATCGACGGTGGAGCGAACCAGGTCGTAACATCCCTGATTTTCGTCAGAAGCGCCGTGACCGATACAGAGGGATTAGTATAGAGGGAATCTATCTTTGTGAGCAGAGACATTACAATAGGTGATTACAAGTATCAACTATGGGTATTGAAAGCGACCCGTTTAAGATTCGCCGATCATTCGAATCTATTGCCACTTACACGGACAAATGGTGGTATTTACCGGCACTGTCGGGTATGAGTTGGCTGTTTTTAGTTGGTCTCGCTTTTCTCACGTCTACACCAGTATGGGCATTGGAGACATTCGGCGTATTGATTATTTTCCCCACGACTGTTCTCGCTATTCCAGCCATTATTTTCGACATATTGAATAAATGTGGAGGCGATACGCCTCCAGGGTTGTTCCTTTACTCACCTGCTCTCTTGGGTGCGCTCTTTATCGGTTCCACCGCAGTCATCACTGTCATCGTGATCTATCTGATTATATGGGTATGGCCCGGTAAAACGAGGCTTCACAATTTGCTCAGCTAACCTATCACGGGTTAGTTTCTCAATGCTAAATCTGCTGTATTTGCGCTGTGTATGCAGCACGCCCGCATAATATCCATCGAAACTGGTAATTTCTCTAACTATCAGTCCCCCACCTTCCTAACGACTATTCTGGCAAGAAAAGTATCGAGAAAATAGGATTTCAACAGAGCCCTTGCGCTCTCAACTGCTGCTAGCGTTCTGCGCCATAGACGATTTGCGAGGGGGCTTCGTAGCCACAGTCAGGACAGTCGAACCATCGCTGGACCTTTGCACCAGTGGCAGATTTCTGGCCGACGATGACGTCGTCGTTCGGACACTCCGGACAAGCGAGTTCGGGAGCTGGACGATCCCGAAGTGTATCCCGAAAGCTGGTCGCCTCCTTCGTCTCGAAGCCGCGCGACCACACTGGATAGCCATCGACGAGGATCGCTGCCCGCCACTTGTACGCGTAGGAGTCCGGGGCACGATGCAGGATGGCTCGTGCTCCAGTCTCCGTGTTTCGATATGCCAGCGTGGGTGTTCGACTCTCTCGCGTCCAGTTGGTGATTCGGGGCATGAGTACTCAGAAATGGACGTCTGCCAGCACGATCCAGCACGTCTCGCTCTCGTCAGTGTCCTCGAGGAGGCGATCGAGGTGTCTGCGATGGCGGATCCCAGTTGCGTGCTGATCATACAAGCAGATCGACGGGCCACGGGAAGCACCAACCTGCTGGAAGGCGTGCCGAGCAAGGCCCTCGTCGCGCATGATCTCGTCGTCGCTGCGTTCTTCGAGTGCTTGCTTCACCCGATTCAGATTTCGTTGGAACGTTTCCGTTGTGGTCTCCCAGGCCCGCTCGAGGAGTTCTTCACCTTCGTCGGATGTAACGGGTGCAGCTGTCGGCAGGTCGCCCCACCGTGCTTTTCCAGCCACTGTCGTCTCCTCTTCGTCGAAGGTGACGTAGTAGTCGAACACTGCACAGGAGTCCGGCTCTGCGCCAACCAGTCGGTCGAACACGGTCTTTCCGGTTGACAGTGCCTCGTCTGCTGTCGATGCCTCTACTAGTGCGTAAATGATCATATGCATCTGGGATACCTCACTGTGCCGACGCTCTGGTCAGTACTCGTCTGTTCTTACTCAGTGCGCCGGCAGCCATTACCGGCGCACAAAATCACGGTGCAACGCGTCTGTCTCACGGAGTAGAGTGATCCGTATCGGTAGTAGCATCGACAGCGGGCATCAAGTTGCTCGACTCGTCGATAGCTTCGAAAAGACAGTAAGTGCCTTCGGAAACTTGCACCCCTGCCTCAAGTGGAGTTGCTGGTTAGGGTGCACATCATAGAAGACTCGTGAACGATTTCTTTCAACTCTCTTTTATTGAATCAGCCGGTAAGTAGATGTGCGAACTGAGCGGTACCCTATATGGAGGACAGATGTCTGACTGTACGTGTCAGTATTGAAGTGAGCAATTTATTTGACCTATTCTTTAGTAGTGTCTATCGAGCGGTAGATCTTGGATCGTAATTTAGATGCTTGCTCTTCTCCAATCGTTTCGCTCTCTTCAAGCACATCTACAATTTCAGCTATTGTCTCGCAGAGTTGTTCCGGATTGTCGATGTGTGTTTTAGGTTCGTCTTCCATACGCTATCGTCTACATCAAGTGTATTCAACAAAGGGGACAGCTGTCCAGCATCTCTTGTCAAAAATGATGAATTTGACACAACAACTAAACAATTCTCGGATACAATGTTCGCAATCAGACTGCTGGCTTTGTTCACTGATACAATGGAAACTGTATCATCTGTACTGACTGTTCACTACAGCGCCAAATAGATCCGAGACCGATTCTATGACCTGCTCGGTTAGGAGTTACTGTGGGTATCAGTAGGTTCACCACGCTCTGGTCGAGTGAGATGACTCACTTCTTCAAGGAGTGCTGTTGCTGTCTCGATTCGTTCTCTGTCTGCGTCACTCAGCTGATCGCCCTCGAGATCATTGAGTTGGCTGAGTGCACGATGCAGTCTGTATCCTGGTGTGTTGCGTGGGTCCATTGAATGCGCCTCAGCCGATCGCGGCGCAGACAAACATGACACGATAGCACGGGCGACCGTTCTGTTAACCAACAGCCACGCTGCACCATCGCCGTCTGTTGGTTAAGCCCTGACGCGGAGCAAGTCATTCTGGGCTCGGCCCATAGCGCGGCGTCCCGCAGACCTGGCACTCCCAGATTGCGTGGCCGGTCCAGGTTTCGTCGGGAGCCGATTCATGCTCGCTGAATCGATGATCGGTTGTGCGTCCGCACTGGTGACACTCGAGGCGTTCTTTGGTCGGAATGCCACTATCTTGATGCTCAGGTTCACGTTCTTGAGGTGCCTGCTGGAGGGCAATTGCAGGAACTAGCCACGCATGATCACCGACATTGTCGAGCAGCGTCGCAAGTCGCTGCTCATCGCGAATGCCGGATCCCCCCTCGTCGTAGAGATAGGTTGTTGGTTCGCAGTCGCTCTCCACCGCTGATTGGACAGTCCACGCTGTTCGATCATGGGCCGCTGCGAAAAGCTGCTCACCGTCAGTGGACGAGATCCGTACTGCAGCGGGTAGTACAGGCCACCGATCGGTCAATTGGGCTGCGGGCTCGTCCTCGAGATCGTAGATGATCGTGCAGTCGTCGACAGCCTGTTCGGTCGCATTCGAGGCAAGGAGTGTCGCAGCGGCCGCGCCTTTCGCGACGGCGCCGTAGAACGTAGACGACTCAACAAGCATGTGGACGACGCCGAGGAGTGTCCACTCTGTTGCTGGTGCGTCTGTCTCAGAAGAGCAGTCCTCGAGATTGTTGGTGAGACAGAACAGGCATTTGGTCCGGTCAGCTGGGGTCGGTGCGCCACAGGACCGACACTCGGTGTCTGTTTCCGTTGGAGTGTCTGGATATCCAGCTGTCGCCGTCGCAACTCGCTGTCGATCAGGCTCACCGTCATCATCTTCCCTGAGTGTCTCGTCTGGGATATGCGACGCTTCGCCGGTCGGACGAAGCTCTTCAAAGTTAGAATCGCGATCAGTCATTGATTGGGTAGTGGGTTGTATGGTCTCACGTCTTGATCAGGTCCAGTTCGATAGAGACGATCTGGAAATGAGATTACTGAGACGCTATTGCTGGCGGAGTCCTGCTTCTCGAGCTTCACGGTTGCTGGCACAATGAATACACGCTGGCAGATCA
This Natrinema sp. HArc-T2 DNA region includes the following protein-coding sequences:
- a CDS encoding helix-turn-helix domain-containing protein, translating into MRYLTVKITPAEGEAFHPTAAALRDEPAITREAIHHVELLADDTVLVFAEGSGDSGRYEAIMRDSSLVEEYLVSGEDRWMAVSQFQPSDVMRRFLEFERESDIVIETPITINSDGSVRVTYVGSDSAFQEALRRVDEELPLTYEVMETGSYDPDVNKLLRVLTTRQQEVLEAAVKVGYYSSPREATHKDVAECVGIAPTTAGEHLRKVEKQVFDALVR
- a CDS encoding DUF6884 domain-containing protein; this encodes MSCTKTKREHAAPPAELYSPSSLFSKARQYCEQYHDDWYILSAKHQLLELDGPPIEPYDETLTGARVARKREWSQAVYEELEEVGLLESDITLVFHAGKAYYEELLPLLEDHDVTIEIPTEGLLIGERLSWYNQCL
- a CDS encoding AbrB/MazE/SpoVT family DNA-binding domain-containing protein; translation: MSSNTPSNGEERVVSVTEKGQATIPKQLREKHGIPAPGRVKFVENEAGEIVVRPVGSMREFRGLEREGDEDRPATAVLHEERERDKQRADDVVERFSSDPEDE
- a CDS encoding type II toxin-antitoxin system VapC family toxin, whose amino-acid sequence is MTDTIVFDTEPLVAYLDDEPGSDTVEEWIDRVASGEIEGYISPVTKTEVLYVGSRVGFRPADVRASLERLEELGVTVSDPRECWDGAAALKEAYTMALGDAYSLATADAVDGTLLVGADDDFDDVEDDVVRFRDEPV
- a CDS encoding DoxX family protein; translated protein: MSDSDSAHESPPSLLGRLLFGSGLAALALRNLTNLDGRIAYADAKGVPLADKLVPASSGLLLGGGLGIGLWKLPKLSAASVAAFFIGVTPVMHDFWAVDEDSRDEELTSFLQNLVLLGAAIAFFKRARQN
- a CDS encoding transposase, encoding MSSATLQDDPSVESFFNVAETETLALFEHLSFEFLEEFDVFAPAETGRTRDHEPPELMRGFLHCYYHDIYGIRPVERELRNTVVWLSCGFDRPPSRDAVDRFLTDLEHVVDEVFDRLVEQAARRGLLDLTYCIDSTDVRAMPADQDASKCYDPTDDEYYYGYGCTIVSTGQKIPIAAEFTESKQAPEETAMRVTRDALAVAKPIWMVGDSAYDMLDWHDHLLAAGVVPVAPYNARNTDDPKDIEYRVEDRIEQHSEDVQLKQSTLDETYNRRTGVERTNESVKDCGLGRTHARGRVHARAQVFLALCLRLVVAITNYERGDNPGSTIITV
- a CDS encoding winged helix-turn-helix transcriptional regulator produces the protein MRLRRPTDFLILEALDERGRNVATNLAAHTGKSRQNINTRLPVLADYGLVRKIGPKERSGLYEITPKRQAALAHRDEYRRVGDFEQLIEDAK
- a CDS encoding IS5 family transposase; this translates as METLPKSRLLRFVEQAFHLARRAVARYSSKFSKRRYTLHQHIVLLCLKVRKNTTYRTLLDELIEMPRIRNAIDLEELPSPSTLCKAFNRLDMAVWRVLLNLSITLLPTNGVVGIDASGFDRSHASKHYTKRTKLTIQQLKVTLLVDTRANAIIDLHVTTTRKHDSQIAPSLIKRNTDQVTILLGDKGYDDQKIRALAREESLRPLIKHREFSALHKAWNARLDADLYGQRSQNETVNSRLKRKYGAFVRSRHWWKQFRELVVGCLTHNIDKTL